tcctatgtTTAAGgaggtttaattaaaaaaaaaatcacagatatatacaataatatttgaacattggtttatttataaggtataattaaaaaaaaatcacagatatatacaataatatttaaacattggttaatttataaggtataatttaaaaaatcacagatatatacaataatatttaaacattggtttatttataaggtttaatttaaaaaaaaatcacagatatatacaataatatttgaacattggtttatttataaggtataatttaaaaaaaatcacagatatatacaataatatttaaacattggttaatttataaggtataatttaaaaaatcacaaatatatacaataatatttgaacattggtttatttataaggtataatttaaaaaaaatcacagatatatacaataatatttaaacattggttAATTTATaaggaataatttaaaaaatcacagatatattacacaataatatttagttctACAAGTACCCCCATGGTAACGTTTCTATTACGTCACCGGTCGAATACATAACCATACGTTTATCGTATTCCATTTTAAACGTCTTTGATGTAATTATTGTCACTAATTCCTTAGTTTTTGAATTTCGTGTTATTTGTTGAAATCGCAGTTCTATGTCCCTTATTTCATCGTTCATTATTTTTCTCATACTgtccatatttaatttttgaatattttcgtaACCAAGTGTAAATCCTTTTATTTTTGTCGTTGTCCGATTTTCAATATCTGTGTGCGCTATACTTTTAGGGCCTGTAGATACCCAGTCGGTTATATGTATACCTGGTCCTAATTCATCCGTCCACTCACCTAGCATACACCCCGTCTTCACTTCGACATCAtcgtaaatataaaacacactATCTGTATCGTAATATACGACTTTCTCGCCGAGATTATCTAACATGGTATATAATCTTAATCTAGCATTCGATGTTGTGAATGCAGCTacgtatatattagtattatattcgtGCCCGAcgtattcattaatttttttatacgacACTTCCACTAAATCGTCAgtcaaaaaaactatgttttcagtttccaatttactGTCCAACAATACTTGGTACCACCTGTCcggttttgatattattttggttttcgtCTGATTAGGCCTTTGTCCAAACTTACCCCAAAACGAATTTAGACATATTTTAGCAAGTGCTCTTAATCCaggattttcttttatattttcaatgtccATATCGATTCCTACTGCATTTTTTACTGCtgaaatataatcattaaccGTCCGATAGTCATTTTTCCACGAGCTTGTttctaacttaatttttaaaaatcgctTAATATACTCCTTAAATAATGTgttggattttttttcaaaatgttgcaCTTCataaattttcatgattttatatCCTTTTTCTAAAGCTTTTTGTACTTCGTCCGTTGTCCAAGTTCCTATAAGTGCTTTCTGCTCATCGTTGTGTGTACATTGTCTAATTTTATCTAGCTGGCACTGTTTACaaagtgtaaatattaatttattagttttcacCGGAAGTACGGGATGATATAAATCGGTCGGCGGTAGTATTTTGCATTTGATGAAACCATACCAATTTGATTCcgagtatttttttattgatggattaaaaaattgtttaggaTGACCTACGGGGTAATTGTCATAGTACATTACTGTTgggtataaactacacacatcaatgtatttaatttttttatttttaaccattaaCTTTGTGGCATTGGTCCTTCCTCCGAAAAATGCGTCTCTGGGGTTTAGTGGTTCAATTACATCATTTTGATACTGCAtcatttgtttgtaatttttgtgcTTTTTCCATTTACAACTCCACATCTCTTCAACTTGGTACCctttttgtttcaaattaattgTCCGTCTTATCGTATCATTGTATAAATCAGtcatagtgttattattaacgGGGTTAATATCGTTAGGATTAAAACACTCCGGACAACCGTGCCAGAAACAGCCATGATATTGGTATACTTTTTTCTCTGTCTCGTCGTAACCGTCTACTCTAGCACCACATATAGTAACTTCTCCACCGTTTAAcgcgtgttttatatttttattttcgttcaaTATTTTGCTTTTCAGCCACTTTATCGAATCGTCTGAAAAATTgtcttttttaacattttgaacgACTGCTATAGTACCACCGGACAAGTCGCTCTGTCGATAAATGGCCATACAAACACTAGCGatcgttatatatttaaaaggatCAATATTACACACGTCCAAAAATTGTTTTCTCAGCTCCAAACACCCTCTTCGTAATATGTCGACATCCGAATTGCAATATTCTTCCAACTCCAATTGGAAATCAAATACATAATTCTTATTTATCAATTCGTCGTgccaatttataaatactgcACGGTGTTTCGTCGTCATAGAATTATAACCGTAATGCGTTTTGTCCGGCAAAGGTCCTACATATCTTTGATTTTCCggcgtattaaaaaaatgtggaaagtaCCCTTTTTTTGCTTCTTTAAGTCCAAACGTTTTCGGAAATTCAGATAATTTTGACTGTATAAAATTATGACTATCTATGAATTTAATGTTTAAGCCCCCATATTTTATTTCGAGCATCATAATTTTGGTCCCGTTACGAATTACTTCGTACTTGACGGttggcatattttttaaaatgtactgtATAATGAAATAGGTGTCGTACGCTTTCGAATTATGTGCTATGTAAGTTGTTCCTTTCATTACTTTGCTCAGCGcccatttacaaaatttatcattGGCCGAACCAGCGTCGTCTGtagaaaatacatattttcggCCTTCAAAATCGTGAGCAATAACCATATTTGGTATGTGCGTACCGGTATTTTGCTGAGCTTCATAgtcaaaaaatacataatttgtcGAAAACGTACAGTTTTTCTGTTTTTCTGTTGATTTTTCGTTACAGATACATGATTCTACACAATGTCCTCCTTTACCGGTTCTCCGTTGCATATAACATTTATGGTCACTAATTCGAATGTTTTCTTGCTTGCAATTATGACATTGTCCATAACCGCAAACACTGATGTGCGTGCGGTCATTCCTCTGTACGACAAAATTACaaccattacatttatattCTTTATCACAAACGTGTTTATGTTTTCTTAAACACTCATTATTAACACAATAACGGTTACACTCGTGACAAAAAACCTACAAACAAACCTAACCCTTGCAGGTAAACAGTCGGTGGACAAATTCTTgcgttatattatcatatacgtaCAACATTATacacgaatattttttaaataattactttctgacgtacacatattaattgtattgtgataACGCAGGATAGGGTTGTGCTGTGTGGTGTGGTGGTCTGCCGGGGTGGAGTGGTGTCGGCATGGGTGGAGTGGCGGTGGGTGTCTGCCGGGGTAGTGGGGGGGTGGACAGCCGAACATTATacacgaatattttttaaataattactttctgacgtacacatattaattgtattgtgataACGCGTGATAGGGTTGTGCTGTGTGGTATAGCGGGGGTGGAGTGGGGTCGGTCCGGGTGGAGTGGTGATGGTGGCTGTCTGCCGGGTGGAGTGGTGGTCTGCCGGGGTGGAGTGGTGGCGGTCGGTCCGGGTGGAGTGTGTGTGACGGTGGAGTGGTGGTGGTCGGTCCGGGTGGAGTGTGTGTGACGGTGGAGTGGTGGTGGTCAGTCCGGGTGGAGTGGCGGTCGGTCCGGGTGgagtggcggtggcggtggtttGGGTAGAGTATGTGTGGCGGTGGAGTTTGTGTGGAGTGGAGTGTCGCCTCTATGGACCCACTTACTACTTGTGACCAATTCAATttcaacttatatttaatacacgaaAATTCCGAATATACAAACGCCATAATTTACTGgaaattaaataggaaaaaatagGGATATTCAATAACAATTGCCATTGGACGCCTGCAGGAATCATAATAGAAACATATACCCCTCGTTAattcaataacataacaattaacaCAGTTTTTCCTGACTTTAATACTAAAGAAGAAAATGTAGACCATTTCTTACACGAATGTTTCGATCGCTTAAAATTATCCCAACAAAATCctatagagaaaaataaaaccgacagtaattttaaaacagacaaatccACAATATGGTACTCAAAATTTTGTCAAGACTGCGAATATTTGTCCACATCCAAGGACATACTAGACGACCAAGATGACAGAGAACAGTATTGGAGCGAGGGGGGAAACGTTATGTTTTGCGAAATATGCGGAAACTACATA
This genomic window from Metopolophium dirhodum isolate CAU chromosome 1, ASM1992520v1, whole genome shotgun sequence contains:
- the LOC132935360 gene encoding uncharacterized protein LOC132935360 — encoded protein: MVDDESVEIRNDRTHISVCGYGQCHNCKQENIRISDHKCYMQRRTGKGGHCVESCICNEKSTEKQKNCTFSTNYVFFDYEAQQNTGTHIPNMVIAHDFEGRKYVFSTDDAGSANDKFCKWALSKVMKGTTYIAHNSKAYDTYFIIQYILKNMPTVKYEVIRNGTKIMMLEIKYGGLNIKFIDSHNFIQSKLSEFPKTFGLKEAKKGYFPHFFNTPENQRYVGPLPDKTHYGYNSMTTKHRAVFINWHDELINKNYVFDFQLELEEYCNSDVDILRRGCLELRKQFLDVCNIDPFKYITIASVCMAIYRQSDLSGGTIAVVQNVKKDNFSDDSIKWLKSKILNENKNIKHALNGGEVTICGARVDGYDETEKKVYQYHGCFWHGCPECFNPNDINPVNNNTMTDLYNDTIRRTINLKQKGYQVEEMWSCKWKKHKNYKQMMQYQNDVIEPLNPRDAFFGGRTNATNLYPTVMYYDNYPVGHPKQFFNPSIKKYSESNWYGFIKCKILPPTDLYHPVLPVKTNKLIFTLCKQCQLDKIRQCTHNDEQKALIGTWTTDEVQKALEKGYKIMKIYEVQHFEKKSNTLFKEYIKRFLKIKLETSSWKNDYRTVNDYISAVKNAVGIDMDIENIKENPGLRALAKICLNSFWGKFGQRPNQTKTKIISKPDRWYQVLLDSKLETENIVFLTDDLVEVSYKKINEYVGHEYNTNIYVAAFTTSNARLRLYTMLDNLGEKVVYYDTDSVFYIYDDVEVKTGCMLGEWTDELGPGIHITDWVSTGPKSIAHTDIENRTTTKIKGFTLGYENIQKLNMDSMRKIMNDEIRDIELRFQQITRNSKTKELVTIITSKTFKMEYDKRMVMYSTGDVIETLPWGYL